A single window of Diachasmimorpha longicaudata isolate KC_UGA_2023 chromosome 12, iyDiaLong2, whole genome shotgun sequence DNA harbors:
- the Unc-45 gene encoding protein unc-45 homolog B, with amino-acid sequence MTKSTESPLELKEKGNTEFQKGNYDAALEYYTSALKLTAEDTPERSVLHKNRAAVHLKQKSYKNVIQDCDEALKISPNDPKALFRRCQALEALDRYEEAYRDARYVINADPSNKAVQPILSRLFEIVQERHKQNSRTSAKVSQMLEMAFDMTTDKVKRETAMNNLLVLARESAGAEGMFKEGVIARILKLLKLEGKNDEIVVSAVRVVDELCKHNIERTAVIIREIGVPWFLEMMNSNCEERVNAAQHCMQTVINSYSGLENKPEAKPDKELCEKYKTEIDTILSCLVFSTTNRTLSGLARDAVIELIMRNIHHTALNWAERLVEIRGLQRLMEVASELEEYKYESAMSITSSTRTVTSVCLARIYENMWHDQLKQQFGEAIDEYIKDMLLSPDIESKVRVTVAITTLLLGPLDVGNSIVARDGILQMILVMADTDDLLQQKVACECIIAAASKKDKATTIINQGVNILKKLYQSKDDAIRVRALVGLCKLGSSGGTDATIRPFADGATKKLAEACRRFLISPKKDKDMRKWAVEGLSYLTFDAEVKEKLVEDQQAMQAMIEVAKTGDKSVLYGVVTTLVNLCNAYDKQEMIPEMVELAKFAKQHIPEEHELDDPDFINKRLILLAKAGVTTALVALAKTDSQNSRELISRVFNALCSQQEVRGIVVQQGGAKALLPLALDGTDKGKKQASQALARLGITINPEVAFPGQRVMEVIRPLLNLLDQDCSALENFEALMALCNIAGISDAVRRHILKEGGFPKIEAYMYEQHEMLQRAATQVVNNLVMCDEAIKYFEGDNDRIKFLVILCEDEDVDTSLAASGALAMLTSVSIKACNKVFDSNNWVESLRFLLGNPNADVQHRGVVIVSNMIKSNKEIATRIIITDIMEILMAITKSEDVKNLKVKEIAQEALEAAAKWELIEKQPEEGSEVEGDSSEMENVE; translated from the coding sequence ATGACAAAATCAACTGAATCCCCTCTGGAGCTGAAGGAAAAAGGAAACACGGAATTCCAGAAGGGAAATTATGATGCAGCCTTGGAATATTACACGTCAGCCCTAAAGTTGACTGCGGAAGACACCCCGGAGAGGTCAGTCCTCCACAAGAACCGGGCTGCAGTCCACCTGAAGCAAAAATCCTACAAAAACGTTATTCAAGACTGCGACGAGGCCCTGAAGATAAGCCCTAACGATCCAAAAGCCCTCTTCCGGAGATGCCAAGCCCTGGAGGCCCTAGATCGTTACGAGGAAGCCTACAGAGATGCGAGATACGTCATCAACGCAGATCCCTCGAACAAGGCAGTTCAGCCCATCCTCTCCAGACTCTTCGAAATAGTCCAGGAACGTCACAAACAAAATTCTCGAACGAGTGCTAAAGTCTCCCAAATGTTGGAAATGGCCTTCGACATGACAACAGATAAAGTGAAACGAGAAACTGCTATGAACAATCTCCTGGTGCTGGCGCGTGAATCAGCTGGTGCTGAGGGTATGTTCAAGGAGGGAGTCATTGCGAGAATCCTGAAGCTGCTGAAACTAGAGGGGAAAAACGATGAAATTGTCGTCTCAGCAGTGCGAGTGGTGGACGAACTGTGCAAACACAACATCGAACGAACAGCAGTTATCATCAGGGAAATTGGTGTTCCCTGGTTTCTCGAGATGATGAATAGCAACTGCGAGGAGAGGGTTAATGCTGCACAGCACTGCATGCAGACTGTCATCAACAGTTACAGTGGATTGGAGAACAAGCCTGAGGCAAAGCCAGACAAAGAACTCTGTGAGAAATATAAAACTGAGATAGACACAATTCTCTCGTGTCTGGTGTTCAGCACAACAAACAGAACTCTGTCAGGACTAGCTAGGGATGCTGTCATCGAGCTGATAATGCGGAATATTCATCACACAGCATTGAACTGGGCGGAGAGGCTTGTGGAGATCAGGGGGCTGCAACGACTGATGGAAGTAGCCAGTGAACTCGAAGAGTACAAGTACGAGTCAGCAATGAGTATCACATCATCCACGAGAACAGTCACTAGTGTTTGTCTCGCTAGAATCTACGAGAACATGTGGCACGATCAGTTGAAACAACAATTTGGTGAAGCTATTGATGAGTACATAAAGGATATGCTACTGTCGCCAGATATTGAATCAAAGGTACGAGTCACAGTGGCAATAACAACACTTCTACTGGGCCCATTGGACGTGGGTAATTCCATTGTCGCAAGAGATGGTATCCTCCAGATGATTCTGGTGATGGCTGATACTGATGATTTACTCCAGCAGAAGGTCGCCTGCGAGTGCATCATCGCTGCTGCTTCGAAAAAGGATAAAGCAACGACTATTATAAATCAGGGTGtaaatattctgaaaaaattgtacCAATCGAAGGACGATGCCATCAGAGTGAGGGCACTTGTGGGTCTCTGTAAATTGGGATCTTCAGGAGGTACTGATGCCACTATCAGACCCTTTGCTGATGGGGCCACGAAAAAATTAGCCGAGGCATGCAGACGATTTCTCATTAGTCCTAAAAAGGATAAGGATATGAGGAAGTGGGCAGTTGAGGGACTCTCCTATTTGACTTTTGATGCTGAAGTGAAAGAGAAACTTGTGGAGGATCAGCAGGCAATGCAGGCGATGATTGAAGTCGCAAAAACTGGTGACAAGTCTGTACTCTATGGTGTTGTCACAACACTCGTCAATCTCTGCAATGCCTATGACAAACAGGAGATGATTCCTGAAATGGTGGAGCTTGCTAAATTCGCAAAGCAACATATTCCTGAGGAACACGAACTCGATGATCCAGATTTCATCAATAAGAGGTTGATACTGTTGGCAAAGGCTGGGGTAACCACTGCTCTTGTTGCCCTGGCGAAGACTGACAGTCAGAACAGCAGAGAGTTGATTTCGAGGGTTTTCAACGCTCTGTGCAGTCAACAGGAGGTCAGGGGAATCGTTGTTCAACAGGGAGGGGCGAAGGCACTGTTGCCTCTGGCCCTTGATGGTACTGACAAGGGAAAGAAACAGGCGTCACAGGCACTCGCTCGACTGGGAATTACTATCAATCCTGAGGTGGCTTTTCCTGGCCAGAGGGTTATGGAAGTTATCAGACCACTTTTGAATCTTTTGGATCAAGATTGCTCGGCCTTGGAGAACTTTGAGGCACTCATGGCACTTTGTAACATCGCTGGAATCAGTGATGCTGTCAGGAGGCACATTCTGAAGGAGGGGGGATTCCCCAAGATCGAGGCTTATATGTATGAACAGCATGAAATGCTCCAGAGGGCTGCAACGCAGGTCGTTAATAATTTAGTCATGTGTGATGAGGCTATCAAGTACTTCGAGGGAGACAATGACAGAATCAAGTTTCTGGTGATTCTTTGTGAGGATGAGGATGTTGATACCAGTTTGGCTGCTTCAGGGGCACTTGCTATGCTGACTTCTGTCAGTATTAAAGCTTGTAATAAGGTATTTGATTCGAATAATTGGGTTGAGTCACTCAGGTTTCTCCTGGGGAATCCTAATGCTGATGTGCAGCACAGAGGAGTTGTCATTGTTAGTAATATGATCAAGAGCAATAAGGAAATTGCTACCAGAATTATCATCACGGATATTATGGAAATATTAATGGCTATTACAAAGAGTGAGGATGTCAAGAATCTTAAGGTCAAGGAGATTGCACAGGAGGCATTAGAGGCTGCTGCCAAGTGGGAGCTCATTGAGAAACAGCCGGAGGAGGGTTCTGAGGTAGAGGGGGATTCATCGGAGATGGAGAACGTGGAATGA